A genome region from Gadus macrocephalus chromosome 15, ASM3116895v1 includes the following:
- the LOC132472821 gene encoding 1-acyl-sn-glycerol-3-phosphate acyltransferase delta-like, translating to MGLGECLKSQVLCHVLIGYVFLASGLLVNLLQLCTLPVWWLNKSLARRINCRLGYCISSQAVALMDWWSGTECTLYTDPKMYTLFGNENGIVVLNHSFEIDFLCSWSFCERFGVLGSSKAVAKKELAYVPVIGWMWYFTEFVFCTRKWEEDRITVPQSLQKLRDYPENFLLLLYCEGTRFTAQKHQISMEVAEKKGLPKLKHHLLPRTKGFWLTVQNLRGSVAAVYDLTLNFPNNETPSLLGILRGKKYHPALYARRIPLESIPEGEAECAAWLHKHYQEKDGFQEQYIQTGRYPGPIVSAPRRLGPLINWLCWSALVLIPLGAFLVSLLSSSPTLTILASLAFCYGASLLFRWMIGQTEISTSSGYGNKVNNS from the exons ATGGGTCTTGGGGAGTGCCTGAAGTCCCAGGTCCTGTGCCACGTGCTCATTGGCTACGTGTTCCTGGCCAGTGGGCTGCTCGTCAACCTGCTACAGCTGTGCACCCTGCCCGTGTGGTGGCTCAACAAGTCGCTGGCCCGCCGCATCAACTGCAGGCTGGGCTACTGCATCAGCAGCC AAGCAGTGGCTCTCATGGACTGGTGGTCCGGGACTGAGTGCACACTGTACACAGACCCCAAGATGTACACTTTGTTCGGAAACGAGAACGGCATAGTGGTCCTCAACCACAGCTTTGAGATAGACTTCCTGTGTAGCTGGAGCTTCTGTGAGAGATTCGGTGTTCTGGGG AGTTCAAAAGCTGTCGCTAAGAAAGAGTTGGCGTACGTGCCGGTGATTGGTTGGATGTGGTACTTCACGGAGTTCGTGTTCTGCACGAGGAAGTGGGAAGAGGACCGCATCACAGTCCCCCAAAGCCTGCAGAAACTGCGGGATTACCCAGAAAACTTTTTG CTCTTGCTCTATTGTGAGGGAACGCGCTTCACAGCACAGAAGCACCAGATCAGCATGGAGGTGGCAGAGAAAAAGGGCCTGCCCAAACTCAAGCATCACCTGCTGCCAAGAACCAAAGGTTTCTGGCTGACGGTTCAAAACCTCAGGGGCTCAG TGGCGGCCGTGTACGACCTTACGTTGAACTTCCCGAACAACGAGACACCCTCTCTGTTAGGAATTCTCAGAGGGAAGAAATATCACCCTGCTCTATACGCCAG GAGAATCCCCCTAGAGTCCATCCCAGAGGGAGAGGCTGAGTGTGCAGCATGGCTCCACAAGCACTACCAAGAGAAG GACGGCTTCCAGGAGCAGTACATCCAGACGGGGCGCTACCCAGGTCCCATCGTGAGCGCCCCAAGGCGTCTCGGGCCTTTGATCAACTGGCTGTGCTGGTCGGCCCTGGTGCTTATCCCCCTCGGAGCTTTCCTGGTTTCCCTGCTGAGCTCCAGCCCAACCCTCACCATCCTGGCCTCGCTGGCCTTCTGCTATGGAG CCTCGCTGCTATTCCGATGGATGATTGGCCAGACGGAGATCAGCACAAGCTCAGGTTACGGCAATAAAGTGAACAACAGCTGA